A single genomic interval of Microbacterium sp. BLY harbors:
- a CDS encoding SDR family NAD(P)-dependent oxidoreductase translates to MGGREVTLRQAQGPGTEGLVAIVTGGASGIGAAIADRLHADGVIVAVLDRDTTHADERFAAFTADVSDRASVDAAVAAVAERFGRIDIIVNNAGIGAQGDIATNDDDEWARVLSINVTGIARVTSAALPWLRKSPAAAVCNTASIASTTGIPQRALYSASKGAVSALTRAMAADHLREGIRVNAVNPGTADTPWVGRLLDSAADPAAERAALEARQPHGRLVSPDEVAAAVAYLVSPAAGSTTGTFIEVDGGMAQLRLRPE, encoded by the coding sequence ATGGGAGGCAGAGAAGTGACGCTTCGACAGGCTCAGGGACCGGGCACGGAAGGCCTCGTGGCCATCGTCACCGGTGGCGCGTCCGGCATCGGCGCGGCGATCGCCGACCGTCTGCACGCGGACGGCGTCATCGTCGCGGTCCTCGACCGCGACACGACCCACGCCGACGAGCGCTTCGCCGCGTTCACCGCCGACGTCTCCGACCGTGCGAGCGTGGACGCCGCCGTCGCCGCCGTCGCCGAGCGGTTCGGCCGCATCGACATCATCGTCAACAACGCCGGCATCGGAGCGCAGGGCGACATCGCCACGAACGACGACGACGAGTGGGCGCGCGTCCTCTCCATCAACGTCACCGGCATCGCGCGGGTGACGTCGGCGGCGCTGCCCTGGCTGCGGAAGTCCCCGGCCGCCGCGGTGTGCAACACCGCGTCGATCGCCTCCACGACCGGAATCCCGCAGCGAGCGCTGTACTCCGCGTCGAAGGGCGCCGTGTCGGCCCTGACCCGCGCGATGGCGGCCGACCACCTGCGCGAGGGCATCCGCGTCAATGCGGTCAACCCCGGCACGGCGGACACCCCCTGGGTCGGACGCCTGCTCGACTCCGCTGCCGATCCCGCCGCCGAGCGGGCTGCACTGGAGGCTCGCCAGCCGCACGGCCGCCTGGTGAGCCCCGACGAGGTCGCCGCCGCCGTCGCCTACCTCGTGAGTCCCGCCGCGGGCTCCACCACCGGCACCTTCATCGAGGTCGACGGGGGGATGGCGCAGCTCCGCCTCCGCCCCGAGTGA
- a CDS encoding amidohydrolase: MRILDSHLHLWDPEVLAYTWLEGPLAWRFGDIELEHARLDAATAERAVFVQAETAEDDFLAEVRWVAAQAERLGVVGIVAGARLDRGTDTTVHLESLTAEPLVVGVRHLLQGEPDGVMLSSAFISGAREVAAHGWTFDACVRAAQLPDVARLSGAIPELRIVLDHLGKPEVGTASAPRTPSVEWERDLAELARHPQVFCKVSGLPAEAGGDWSLAQLEPFLDTAADVFGPERLMWGSDWPVSVIGPAEPGDPHAPADGAPTYQPTARSRWADAVATWASSRGIDRDALFHGTATSVYSL; this comes from the coding sequence ATGCGCATCCTCGACTCTCACCTGCACCTGTGGGACCCGGAGGTCCTCGCGTACACGTGGCTCGAGGGCCCGCTCGCGTGGCGCTTCGGCGACATCGAGCTGGAGCATGCGCGACTCGATGCGGCCACGGCCGAACGAGCCGTGTTCGTCCAGGCCGAGACCGCCGAGGACGACTTCCTCGCCGAGGTGCGGTGGGTCGCCGCACAGGCGGAGCGGCTCGGGGTGGTCGGCATCGTCGCCGGCGCCCGCCTGGACCGCGGCACCGACACCACGGTGCACTTGGAGAGCCTCACCGCGGAACCTCTGGTCGTCGGGGTGCGTCATCTGCTGCAGGGGGAGCCGGACGGCGTGATGCTCTCGTCGGCGTTCATCTCGGGTGCGCGTGAGGTCGCGGCGCACGGGTGGACCTTCGACGCGTGCGTGCGCGCCGCGCAGCTCCCCGACGTCGCGCGACTGTCCGGCGCGATCCCGGAGCTGCGGATCGTGCTCGACCACCTGGGCAAGCCCGAGGTCGGGACGGCTTCCGCTCCGCGCACGCCCTCTGTGGAGTGGGAGCGGGATCTGGCCGAGCTGGCGCGGCATCCTCAGGTGTTCTGCAAGGTGTCGGGTCTGCCGGCGGAGGCCGGAGGGGACTGGAGTCTCGCGCAGCTCGAACCGTTCCTCGACACCGCGGCCGACGTCTTCGGTCCCGAGCGCCTGATGTGGGGGAGCGACTGGCCCGTGTCGGTGATCGGTCCCGCGGAGCCGGGCGACCCGCACGCTCCCGCCGACGGCGCGCCCACCTATCAGCCGACCGCGCGCAGCCGCTGGGCCGACGCCGTGGCGACCTGGGCCTCCTCCCGCGGCATCGACCGCGACGCCCTCTTCCACGGCACCGCCACCTCCGTCTACTCCCTCTAG
- a CDS encoding FadR/GntR family transcriptional regulator, which produces MAVTDEAIEKIKAMIVSGELAPGDRLPPEKELSERLGLSRNSMREAVKALEVIRVLDVRRGDGTYVTSLEPHLLLEAIAFVVDMHDDDSMLEMFAVRRMLESQATGLAATLGTDEAIAALQEEVEAVDASVGIEELVDHDIRFHREIVGMAGNAYLASLIEHLSSQTVRARVWRGLTEGGAVERTLSEHRAIADAIAQRDSALATSLATAHIAGVERWLRQAASA; this is translated from the coding sequence ATGGCTGTGACGGACGAGGCGATCGAGAAGATCAAGGCGATGATCGTGTCGGGCGAACTGGCCCCCGGCGATCGCCTGCCCCCGGAGAAGGAGCTGTCCGAGCGCCTCGGTCTCTCCCGCAACTCGATGCGCGAGGCGGTGAAGGCGCTGGAGGTCATCCGCGTGCTCGATGTGCGGCGCGGCGACGGCACCTACGTCACGAGCCTGGAGCCGCACCTGCTGCTGGAGGCGATCGCGTTCGTGGTGGACATGCACGACGACGACTCGATGCTGGAGATGTTCGCCGTCCGCCGGATGCTCGAGTCGCAGGCCACCGGGCTCGCGGCCACCCTCGGCACGGACGAGGCGATCGCGGCCCTGCAGGAGGAGGTGGAGGCGGTCGACGCGTCCGTCGGGATCGAGGAGCTCGTCGACCACGACATCCGCTTCCACCGCGAGATCGTGGGCATGGCGGGCAACGCCTACCTCGCGAGCCTCATCGAGCACCTGAGCAGCCAGACGGTGCGGGCGCGCGTGTGGCGGGGCCTCACGGAGGGCGGCGCCGTGGAGCGCACCCTGTCGGAGCACCGGGCCATCGCCGATGCGATCGCGCAGCGCGATTCGGCGCTGGCGACCTCCCTCGCCACGGCCCATATCGCGGGTGTCGAGCGCTGGCTGCGGCAGGCCGCGTCGGCCTGA
- a CDS encoding transaldolase family protein, translating into MTAIAPRLYVDSADTDRVSRLLSAGVVHGVTTNPTILERGGRTAAEIPDLYARWVDEGAREVFFQTWGGDTASFLRNAEGIRALGDRVAVKVPATAAGFAAASALVRDGATVLVTAVYSVAQALACASIGAHYIAPYLGRMRDAGMDGDALIARMQEMCAGSDSNVLAASLRSADDITGLRAAGVPYFTAAPDVLDELLFHEVSDSSAAEFDAAMQRLGA; encoded by the coding sequence ATGACCGCGATCGCGCCCCGCCTGTACGTCGACAGCGCCGACACCGACCGCGTATCGCGGCTGCTCTCCGCCGGGGTGGTGCACGGCGTCACGACCAACCCGACGATCCTCGAACGCGGCGGCCGCACGGCCGCGGAGATCCCCGACCTCTACGCCCGCTGGGTGGACGAGGGGGCCCGCGAGGTCTTCTTCCAGACCTGGGGCGGCGACACCGCCTCCTTCCTCCGGAACGCGGAGGGCATCCGCGCGCTCGGCGACCGGGTGGCGGTGAAGGTGCCCGCGACGGCGGCCGGTTTCGCGGCGGCGTCCGCCCTCGTCCGGGACGGAGCCACCGTGCTCGTGACTGCGGTCTACTCGGTCGCGCAGGCGCTGGCGTGCGCCTCGATCGGCGCGCATTACATCGCGCCGTACCTCGGCCGCATGCGGGACGCCGGCATGGACGGCGACGCGCTCATCGCCCGCATGCAGGAGATGTGCGCCGGCAGCGACTCGAACGTCCTCGCCGCCTCCCTGCGCTCGGCCGACGACATCACCGGGCTGCGCGCGGCGGGTGTGCCTTACTTCACCGCCGCGCCCGACGTGCTCGACGAGCTGCTGTTCCACGAGGTGAGCGACAGCTCGGCAGCCGAGTTCGACGCCGCGATGCAGCGCCTCGGGGCCTGA
- a CDS encoding ribokinase, with protein MTPAHPGDRSGVVIVGSVTADVTTFSQRLPARGETILGDEFTLMLGGKGANQAVAAGRSGARTSFVGCVGDDLFHDLVVDGLTAAGVDLAHLRTVPGPTGIAHIRVDASAQNDIVMVPLANAALSTAQIDEALAALAPTTSVLLTQLETPSALTAHITARGREHGMTVILDPAPAAELAPEIWRSIDIVTPNETEASLISGIEVTDAASAERAGHWFLEQGVGAAVITLAGQGSCVVTADGATVVPPFPVEAVDTTAAGDAYAGYLGAALASGAALTDAVRLATAAGALTVTKQGASPSLPHRADVEAFLAARTAAAVAN; from the coding sequence ATGACCCCCGCACACCCCGGCGACCGTTCCGGCGTCGTCATCGTCGGCAGCGTGACGGCCGACGTCACGACCTTCTCCCAGCGGCTTCCGGCCCGCGGCGAGACCATCCTCGGCGACGAGTTCACGCTGATGCTCGGCGGCAAGGGGGCCAACCAGGCCGTCGCGGCCGGGCGCTCCGGCGCCCGCACGAGCTTCGTGGGCTGCGTCGGCGACGACCTGTTCCACGACCTGGTGGTGGACGGGCTCACCGCCGCCGGCGTCGATCTCGCGCACCTGCGCACCGTGCCGGGGCCGACCGGCATCGCGCACATCCGCGTCGACGCCTCCGCGCAGAACGACATCGTCATGGTCCCGCTCGCCAACGCCGCCCTCAGCACGGCGCAGATCGACGAGGCGCTCGCGGCGCTCGCTCCGACCACCTCGGTGCTGCTCACCCAGCTCGAGACGCCGTCCGCCCTGACCGCGCACATCACGGCGCGGGGGCGCGAGCACGGCATGACCGTGATCCTCGATCCGGCACCGGCGGCGGAGCTGGCGCCCGAGATCTGGCGCAGCATCGACATCGTCACCCCGAACGAGACCGAGGCGTCGCTCATCAGCGGCATCGAGGTGACCGACGCCGCCTCCGCGGAGCGCGCCGGGCACTGGTTCCTGGAGCAGGGCGTCGGCGCCGCCGTCATCACCCTGGCCGGGCAGGGCTCGTGCGTGGTCACCGCCGACGGCGCGACGGTGGTGCCCCCGTTCCCCGTCGAGGCCGTCGACACCACCGCCGCGGGCGACGCCTACGCCGGGTACCTCGGCGCGGCCCTCGCGAGCGGGGCGGCGCTCACCGACGCCGTCCGGCTGGCCACTGCGGCCGGCGCCCTCACCGTCACGAAGCAGGGGGCGTCGCCGAGCCTCCCCCACCGCGCCGACGTCGAGGCCTTCCTCGCCGCGCGCACCGCGGCCGCCGTCGCGAACTGA
- the rbsD gene encoding D-ribose pyranase gives MRKTPTTINPALSRVISETGHTDLIVVTDAGLPIPPGSERIDLAYRPGAPAFLDVLDTVLAELVVEGATVSAEVAEKSPEVLDALRERFAGMRFEIELVPHVEFKKRTHDARAFVRSGEFTPYANVILHAGVAY, from the coding sequence ATGCGCAAGACCCCGACCACGATCAACCCCGCGCTGTCCCGCGTCATCAGCGAGACCGGTCACACCGACCTGATCGTCGTGACGGATGCGGGGCTGCCGATCCCACCGGGCTCCGAGCGCATCGATCTCGCCTACCGGCCCGGCGCACCGGCCTTCCTCGACGTGCTCGACACCGTGCTCGCCGAGCTGGTCGTCGAAGGCGCGACGGTGTCGGCCGAGGTCGCCGAGAAGAGTCCCGAGGTGCTCGACGCCCTGCGTGAGCGCTTCGCGGGGATGAGGTTCGAGATCGAGCTCGTCCCGCACGTCGAGTTCAAGAAGCGCACGCATGACGCCCGGGCGTTCGTGCGCTCCGGGGAGTTCACCCCGTACGCCAACGTGATCCTGCATGCGGGGGTGGCGTACTGA